From a single Kitasatospora sp. NBC_00458 genomic region:
- a CDS encoding purine-cytosine permease family protein encodes MLDTEPPRTLRFRDHFALWMNLGVSLIGFTTAATVLGAPGSELSLAAAVTAIVAGTVVGTAMLGVAALIGARTGAPAMANLRGLFGTRLSYVPTVLNIVQCIGWGVYELLVIAMGAQTVVGTEGYRWIFVVLAGAVTTALTIWPLGAIAVLRRFVAAAVAVAMVYFTVQLGRNGVSDPGAGNWHGFLKATDAMIAVSISFVPLAADYTRHSRTPRSAFWGSFSGYTVAQVWCYVLGLFALLQADGDATRIFDSFLGVWAGWLFLLVLVLRETDQSFANVYSTAMSIHNLLPKVDRRVLTGGTGLLITVLALQITEFTDSYYAFLGLIGSVFVPMFAVLAVDFFLGAGRRGWNLSADAPSRWLMLLPWVLGFAVYQLIAPTAIAGWWTDFWTSAQEALHFTPQEWTSASLFGFLVPALVTWALTPLTRGAAAR; translated from the coding sequence GTGCTGGACACCGAGCCGCCGCGCACGCTCCGCTTCCGCGACCACTTCGCGCTCTGGATGAACCTCGGCGTCTCGCTGATCGGCTTCACCACCGCCGCCACCGTGCTCGGCGCCCCGGGAAGCGAGCTGTCGCTGGCCGCCGCGGTGACCGCGATCGTGGCCGGCACCGTGGTCGGCACCGCGATGCTCGGGGTGGCCGCCCTGATCGGCGCGCGGACCGGCGCGCCGGCCATGGCCAACCTGCGCGGGCTCTTCGGGACGCGGCTGTCGTACGTGCCGACGGTGCTCAACATCGTCCAGTGCATCGGCTGGGGCGTGTACGAGCTGCTGGTCATCGCGATGGGCGCGCAGACCGTCGTCGGCACCGAGGGCTACCGCTGGATCTTCGTCGTCCTGGCGGGCGCCGTGACCACCGCGCTCACCATCTGGCCGCTCGGCGCGATCGCGGTGCTGCGCCGCTTCGTCGCCGCCGCGGTGGCGGTCGCGATGGTGTACTTCACCGTCCAGCTGGGCCGCAACGGCGTGTCCGACCCGGGCGCGGGCAACTGGCACGGCTTCCTGAAGGCGACCGACGCGATGATCGCAGTGTCGATCTCCTTCGTGCCGCTGGCCGCCGACTACACCCGGCACTCGCGCACCCCGCGCTCGGCCTTCTGGGGCAGCTTCTCCGGCTACACCGTGGCGCAGGTCTGGTGCTACGTGCTCGGCCTGTTCGCGCTGCTCCAGGCGGACGGCGACGCCACCCGGATCTTCGACTCCTTCCTGGGCGTCTGGGCCGGCTGGCTGTTCCTGCTGGTCCTGGTGCTGCGCGAGACCGACCAGTCGTTCGCCAACGTGTACTCGACCGCGATGTCGATCCACAACCTGCTGCCGAAGGTCGACCGCCGGGTGCTGACCGGCGGCACCGGGCTGCTGATCACCGTGCTGGCCCTGCAGATCACCGAGTTCACCGACTCGTACTACGCCTTCCTCGGCCTGATCGGCTCGGTCTTCGTGCCGATGTTCGCGGTGCTGGCGGTCGACTTCTTCCTCGGCGCCGGGCGGCGCGGCTGGAACCTCTCCGCCGACGCGCCGTCCCGCTGGCTGATGCTGCTGCCGTGGGTGCTCGGCTTCGCCGTCTACCAGCTGATCGCGCCGACCGCGATCGCCGGCTGGTGGACCGACTTCTGGACCTCCGCGCAGGAGGCGCTGCACTTCACCCCGCAGGAGTGGACCTCGGCCTCGCTGTTCGGCTTCCTGGTGCCGGCCCTGGTCACCTGGGCGCTCACCCCGCTCACCCGGGGCGCCGCCGCACGCTGA
- a CDS encoding glycerophosphodiester phosphodiesterase family protein encodes MTSPDLSPATARTASPVQVIAHRGSSHALPEHTLAAYRRALSEGADALECDVRVTADGQLVCVHDRRIGRVSDGRGTVSAMTLAELEAHDFGAWKTGRPSEDPELRGVLRLESLLELVSDCGRPVDLAIETKHPVRFRGRVESELLRTLDRFGIGGTGEGGRARARIMSFSSLALARVGAAAPEYPRVFLFERGLALRGRLRPGAPLPGGARIAGPGIELVRARPGLVTRLRELGHQVHVWTVDEPADVELCLELGVSAIITNRPAEVLAQLGR; translated from the coding sequence GTGACCAGCCCTGACCTCTCGCCCGCGACGGCACGCACCGCGTCGCCCGTCCAGGTGATCGCCCACCGCGGTTCCTCGCACGCCCTGCCCGAGCACACGCTCGCCGCCTACCGCCGGGCCCTCTCCGAGGGCGCGGACGCGCTGGAGTGCGACGTCCGGGTGACCGCCGACGGGCAGCTCGTCTGTGTGCACGACCGGCGGATCGGCCGGGTGTCGGACGGCCGGGGCACCGTCTCCGCGATGACGCTGGCCGAGCTGGAGGCGCACGACTTCGGCGCCTGGAAGACCGGCCGGCCCAGCGAGGACCCGGAGCTGCGCGGAGTGCTGCGGCTGGAGAGCCTGCTGGAGCTGGTCAGCGACTGCGGGCGCCCGGTGGACCTCGCGATCGAGACCAAGCACCCGGTCCGGTTCCGCGGCCGGGTGGAGTCCGAGCTGCTGCGGACGCTGGACCGGTTCGGGATCGGCGGCACCGGGGAGGGCGGGCGGGCGCGGGCCCGGATCATGAGCTTCTCCTCACTGGCCCTGGCCCGGGTGGGCGCGGCCGCGCCGGAGTACCCGCGGGTGTTCCTGTTCGAGCGCGGACTGGCGCTGCGCGGGCGGCTGCGCCCGGGCGCGCCCCTGCCGGGCGGCGCACGGATCGCCGGTCCCGGCATCGAGCTGGTGCGGGCCCGGCCGGGGCTGGTGACCAGGCTGCGCGAGCTGGGCCACCAGGTGCACGTCTGGACCGTCGACGAGCCGGCCGACGTCGAGCTCTGCCTGGAGCTCGGGGTGTCCGCGATCATCACCAACCGCCCGGCGGAGGTGCTGGCCCAGCTCGGCCGCTGA
- a CDS encoding ATP-binding protein — translation MAVPHGPASVGAARRRLRRDLGDRQIPEPVIDDAVLILSELLSNACRYARPLGPLPALGHGARAEVVEPLLVGVPSRTAGAGESRSAVPSGTGGGTGGGSGDGNGGTGGSGDDGDGGVLVRWQMHADGVLTLEVTDGGAQTRPSPASPSLTSHGGRGLGIVDQLASDWGVRDAPGEVTVWAALPARARHARRTGGAPRSA, via the coding sequence ATGGCAGTGCCGCACGGCCCAGCGAGCGTCGGGGCCGCGCGGCGCCGACTGCGTCGAGATCTGGGTGACCGGCAGATACCGGAACCGGTCATCGATGATGCTGTTCTGATCCTTTCCGAACTGCTGAGCAACGCGTGTCGTTACGCGCGACCGCTCGGCCCGCTGCCCGCGCTCGGTCACGGCGCCCGGGCCGAGGTCGTGGAGCCGCTCCTGGTCGGCGTGCCGTCCCGGACCGCCGGGGCGGGCGAGAGCCGGTCCGCGGTCCCGAGCGGCACCGGCGGCGGCACCGGCGGCGGCAGCGGGGACGGCAACGGCGGCACGGGCGGCAGCGGGGACGACGGGGACGGCGGTGTCCTGGTCCGCTGGCAGATGCACGCGGACGGCGTGCTCACCCTGGAGGTGACCGACGGCGGGGCGCAGACCCGGCCGTCGCCGGCCAGTCCGTCGCTGACCTCGCACGGCGGTCGCGGGCTGGGCATCGTGGACCAGCTGGCCAGCGACTGGGGCGTGCGCGACGCGCCCGGCGAGGTGACGGTGTGGGCGGCCCTGCCCGCCCGGGCCCGCCACGCGAGGCGGACCGGCGGCGCACCGCGCAGCGCCTGA
- a CDS encoding DUF5926 family protein: protein MGKKAAKKAPQRSQSTTAVTGEVPVVGARENCPCGSGRRYKACHGREASHAVQELVHRPFEGLSGEADWVALRELVPAATVPLTLAEGVAATANGEVPSVTLATVLPLAWPALRRQDGSILLGLQTQSASGDLSRDLADALELALAAEPGSPVPARRTVPGGRRLQDLLDADAPFEPAVHTGFEFWLEDAETATGEVAASLERANASAIPTEKLTGVDSAYWCGTPDKNHLRWVMTVPEEQLLDALARLTAAERSSLGQDTRLVGSFRAHGLTVPVWDLPLTMTAADCEKPAAEFAERLAETLADPAPLTAEERRARANLVNRQVTLN, encoded by the coding sequence ATGGGCAAGAAGGCCGCCAAGAAGGCGCCGCAGCGCAGCCAGTCCACCACCGCCGTCACGGGTGAGGTCCCCGTGGTCGGGGCCCGCGAGAACTGCCCCTGCGGTTCGGGCCGCCGGTACAAGGCCTGTCACGGCCGGGAGGCCTCGCACGCGGTGCAGGAGCTGGTGCACCGCCCGTTCGAGGGCCTGTCGGGCGAGGCCGACTGGGTGGCGCTGCGCGAGCTCGTCCCGGCCGCGACCGTCCCGCTGACGCTGGCCGAGGGCGTGGCCGCCACCGCCAACGGCGAGGTGCCGTCGGTGACGCTGGCGACCGTCCTCCCGCTGGCCTGGCCGGCGCTGCGCCGCCAGGACGGCTCGATCCTGCTGGGCCTGCAGACCCAGTCGGCCTCCGGCGACCTGAGCCGCGACCTGGCCGACGCCTTGGAGCTGGCCCTCGCCGCCGAGCCGGGCAGCCCCGTGCCGGCCCGCCGGACCGTTCCGGGCGGCCGACGGCTGCAGGACCTGCTCGACGCGGACGCCCCCTTCGAGCCGGCCGTGCACACCGGCTTCGAGTTCTGGCTGGAGGACGCCGAGACCGCCACCGGCGAGGTCGCCGCCTCCCTGGAGCGCGCCAACGCCTCGGCCATCCCGACCGAGAAGCTCACCGGCGTCGACTCCGCCTACTGGTGCGGCACCCCGGACAAGAACCACCTGCGCTGGGTGATGACCGTGCCGGAGGAGCAGCTGCTGGACGCGCTGGCCCGGCTGACCGCCGCCGAGCGGTCCTCGCTCGGTCAGGACACCCGCCTGGTCGGCTCGTTCCGCGCGCACGGCCTGACCGTTCCGGTCTGGGACCTGCCGCTGACGATGACGGCGGCCGACTGCGAGAAGCCGGCCGCCGAGTTCGCCGAGCGCCTCGCCGAGACGCTCGCCGACCCCGCTCCGCTGACCGCCGAGGAGCGGCGGGCCCGGGCGAACCTGGTGAACCGTCAGGTCACCTTGAACTAA
- a CDS encoding bifunctional DNA primase/polymerase, with amino-acid sequence MRDNPMRDNPRSRSAARATRLAAALTAATEHRWPVVPGTLAVGGQCSCGDPDCPVPGAHPHDPPLLAATTDARMVRWWWEQRCPDAPLLVATGRTVSAVSLPAAAGARALAFLAALRLPLGPVMAMPGRYAMLVAPYSLDALGEMLAQLPWVPGSLRYHGSGGFLPLPPGGGAGDRVRWVLPPRQGADGGVWLPQVGPLLGELVAAAVQLDSGRSTY; translated from the coding sequence ATGCGTGACAACCCCATGCGCGACAACCCGAGGAGCCGGTCGGCGGCCCGGGCGACCAGGCTGGCCGCGGCCCTGACGGCCGCCACCGAGCACCGCTGGCCTGTCGTCCCCGGCACGCTGGCCGTCGGCGGTCAGTGCTCCTGCGGTGATCCGGACTGCCCCGTGCCCGGCGCGCACCCGCACGACCCGCCGCTGCTCGCGGCCACCACCGATGCCCGGATGGTGCGTTGGTGGTGGGAGCAGCGCTGTCCGGACGCCCCGCTGCTGGTCGCCACCGGCAGGACCGTCTCGGCGGTCAGCCTGCCGGCGGCGGCCGGGGCCCGGGCGCTCGCCTTCCTCGCCGCGCTCCGGCTGCCGCTGGGGCCGGTGATGGCGATGCCCGGCCGGTACGCGATGCTGGTCGCGCCCTACTCGCTCGACGCACTCGGCGAGATGCTGGCCCAACTCCCCTGGGTGCCGGGCTCGTTGCGCTACCACGGGAGCGGGGGCTTCCTGCCGCTGCCGCCCGGCGGCGGCGCCGGCGACCGGGTGCGCTGGGTGCTGCCGCCCCGTCAGGGTGCCGACGGCGGCGTCTGGCTGCCGCAGGTCGGGCCGCTGCTGGGCGAGTTGGTGGCGGCGGCGGTCCAGCTGGACAGTGGTCGGTCCACGTACTGA
- a CDS encoding PP2C family protein-serine/threonine phosphatase, translating to MTESHPPSTSSEPADPGGASGLSVLDPPGFAGPVPGTAEPGGPDGTSDGRTTADGHAPTGGPDGPDGPDATGEPGSSGDRVPAGAQGTAGAQGTSPSAVQDRLAGRLSDFTSLHEHTELLARARGLDATLAAVLASGTALLGARRALLVSRLPGGGPSQPLGLGLDRASLGSLETVPPDQSLVARLLREHDRPAELRSRDLARDPVVGARLRELAGGLGLGGCYGLPLVTEEDGPLAAVLWFYDEPAEPTDRQRELARRYCEVAAPLLAKQLDAEKVRRTTEALRRGLLPDRLPQPAGLRLAARLVPAGLDRSSGSDWYDAIPLPDGTVGLTVGSVSGDGPGAGPGAAPGAAAAMGRVRSALRAYAVLEGEDPVSVLGDLELLLKTTEPARSATAVYAWVEPEERRITLAGAGHCPPVLVTRHGAEFVETSLSAPLGMLSCWEAPGVELTAERGDSLVLYTEGLARRFGPTLHAGQANLRRAAADAPRDVRIDPDRLCAHLLAVCAGREASARPGSPAPGPATDDLMLLAARFE from the coding sequence ATGACCGAGTCCCACCCCCCGTCGACCTCCTCCGAGCCCGCCGACCCCGGCGGCGCGAGCGGGCTCTCGGTGCTCGACCCACCCGGCTTCGCCGGCCCGGTGCCCGGCACCGCGGAACCCGGCGGCCCCGACGGAACGTCCGACGGCCGGACCACGGCCGACGGCCACGCCCCGACGGGCGGACCGGACGGACCGGACGGACCGGACGCGACCGGTGAGCCGGGCTCCTCCGGCGACCGGGTCCCGGCCGGTGCGCAGGGCACCGCCGGTGCACAGGGCACGTCCCCGTCCGCCGTGCAGGACCGTTTGGCCGGACGGCTGTCCGATTTCACCAGCCTGCACGAGCACACCGAGCTGCTCGCCCGCGCCCGCGGCCTCGACGCCACCCTCGCCGCCGTACTGGCCTCCGGCACCGCGCTGCTCGGTGCCCGCCGCGCCCTGCTGGTCAGCCGGCTGCCCGGCGGCGGCCCCAGCCAGCCGCTCGGCCTCGGCCTGGACCGCGCCAGCCTCGGCTCGCTGGAGACCGTCCCGCCCGACCAGAGCCTGGTCGCCCGGCTGCTGCGGGAACACGACCGGCCCGCCGAACTGCGGTCCCGCGACCTCGCCCGCGACCCCGTCGTCGGCGCCCGGCTCCGCGAGCTCGCCGGCGGCCTCGGCCTGGGCGGCTGCTACGGCCTGCCGCTCGTCACCGAGGAGGACGGGCCGCTCGCCGCCGTCCTCTGGTTCTACGACGAACCCGCCGAGCCCACCGACCGCCAGCGCGAGCTGGCCCGCCGGTACTGCGAGGTGGCCGCCCCGCTGCTGGCCAAGCAGCTGGACGCGGAGAAGGTCCGGCGCACCACCGAGGCCCTGCGCCGCGGCCTGCTGCCCGACCGCCTCCCCCAGCCCGCCGGCCTCCGGCTGGCCGCCCGGCTGGTCCCGGCCGGGCTGGACCGCTCCTCCGGCAGCGACTGGTACGACGCCATCCCGCTGCCGGACGGCACGGTCGGCCTCACCGTCGGCTCCGTCTCCGGTGACGGACCGGGCGCCGGCCCGGGCGCCGCCCCCGGCGCGGCCGCCGCGATGGGCCGGGTCCGGTCCGCGCTGCGGGCGTACGCGGTGCTGGAGGGCGAGGACCCGGTGTCCGTCCTCGGCGACCTCGAACTGCTGCTCAAGACGACCGAGCCGGCCCGCAGCGCCACCGCCGTCTACGCCTGGGTGGAGCCGGAGGAGCGCCGGATCACCCTGGCCGGGGCAGGCCACTGCCCGCCGGTGCTGGTCACCCGGCACGGCGCCGAGTTCGTCGAGACCTCGCTCTCCGCGCCGCTCGGCATGCTGTCCTGCTGGGAGGCGCCCGGTGTCGAGCTGACCGCCGAGCGGGGCGACTCGCTGGTGCTCTACACGGAGGGCCTGGCCCGCCGGTTCGGCCCGACCCTGCACGCCGGGCAGGCCAACCTGCGGCGGGCCGCGGCCGACGCACCGCGTGACGTCCGGATCGACCCCGACCGGCTCTGCGCGCACCTGCTGGCGGTCTGCGCGGGACGCGAGGCGTCGGCCCGCCCGGGCTCCCCCGCGCCCGGCCCGGCCACCGACGACCTGATGCTGCTGGCCGCCCGGTTCGAGTGA
- a CDS encoding aminopeptidase P family protein yields MTEDRTPAVAENPEAAGGDEEPQQFKGRKNGLYSEVSDELAASMKSGWADTELHGLTPVAQAPYAAERRARLSAAYPGERLVIPAGTLKIRSNDTDYGFRAASEYVHLTGDQTEDAVLVAEPTGDTGHEFGLYLLPRSDRENGEFWLDGYGELWVGRRHSLTEQEQLLGLPARDVRKAADELAGRAKDGSAPTRIVRGYDAGLEAALGEVLDADRDAELKEFLSGLRLVKDEWEIGELRAACAATVNGFTDCVRELGQAVATSERWIEGTFWRRARVEGNDVGYGSICAAGPHATTLHWVRNDGDVRPGELLLLDAGVETTTLYTADVTRTLPIDGRFDELQRKIYDAVYDAQEAGIAAVKPGARFRDFHDASQRVLAERLLAWGLLDASVYDVEKVLELGLQRRWTLHGTGHMLGLDVHDCAHSRTEEHVDALLVPGMVLTVEPGLYFQLDDLTVPEEYRGIGVRIEDDILVTADGNENLSAGLPRRAEDVEAWMASLA; encoded by the coding sequence GTGACCGAGGACCGCACCCCGGCGGTGGCCGAGAACCCCGAGGCCGCCGGCGGCGACGAGGAGCCCCAGCAGTTCAAGGGCCGCAAGAACGGCCTCTACTCCGAGGTCTCCGACGAGCTGGCCGCCTCGATGAAGTCCGGCTGGGCCGACACCGAGCTGCACGGCCTGACCCCCGTCGCCCAGGCCCCCTACGCCGCCGAGCGCCGCGCCCGGCTCTCCGCCGCCTACCCCGGCGAGCGCCTGGTGATCCCCGCCGGCACCCTCAAGATCCGCTCCAACGACACCGACTACGGCTTCCGCGCCGCCAGCGAGTACGTGCACCTCACCGGCGACCAGACCGAGGACGCCGTGCTGGTCGCCGAGCCCACCGGCGACACCGGGCACGAGTTCGGCCTCTACCTGCTGCCCCGCTCCGACCGCGAGAACGGCGAGTTCTGGCTGGACGGCTACGGCGAGCTGTGGGTCGGCCGCCGGCACAGCCTCACCGAGCAGGAGCAGCTGCTCGGCCTGCCCGCCCGCGACGTCCGCAAGGCCGCCGACGAGCTGGCCGGGCGGGCCAAGGACGGCAGCGCCCCGACCCGGATCGTCCGCGGCTACGACGCCGGCCTGGAGGCCGCGCTCGGCGAGGTGCTGGACGCCGACCGGGACGCCGAGCTCAAGGAGTTCCTGAGCGGCCTGCGGCTGGTCAAGGACGAGTGGGAGATCGGCGAGCTGCGCGCCGCCTGCGCCGCCACCGTCAACGGCTTCACCGACTGCGTGCGCGAGCTCGGCCAGGCCGTCGCCACCTCCGAGCGCTGGATCGAGGGCACCTTCTGGCGCCGGGCCCGCGTCGAGGGCAACGACGTCGGCTACGGCTCGATCTGCGCGGCCGGCCCGCACGCCACCACCCTGCACTGGGTCCGCAACGACGGCGACGTCCGCCCCGGCGAGCTGCTGCTGCTCGACGCCGGCGTCGAGACGACCACCCTCTACACCGCCGACGTCACCCGCACGCTGCCGATCGACGGCCGCTTCGACGAGCTGCAGCGGAAGATCTACGACGCGGTCTACGACGCGCAGGAGGCCGGTATCGCGGCCGTGAAGCCCGGCGCCCGCTTCCGCGACTTCCACGACGCCTCGCAGCGCGTGCTCGCCGAGCGCCTGCTCGCCTGGGGCCTGCTGGACGCCTCGGTGTACGACGTCGAGAAGGTCCTGGAGCTGGGCCTGCAGCGCCGCTGGACCCTGCACGGCACCGGCCACATGCTCGGCCTGGACGTCCACGACTGCGCCCACTCCCGCACCGAGGAGCACGTCGACGCGCTGCTCGTGCCGGGCATGGTGCTCACCGTCGAGCCCGGCCTGTACTTCCAGCTGGACGACCTGACCGTCCCCGAGGAGTACCGCGGCATCGGCGTCCGGATCGAGGACGACATCCTGGTCACCGCCGACGGCAACGAGAACCTCTCGGCCGGCCTGCCGCGCCGGGCCGAGGACGTCGAGGCGTGGATGGCCTCGCTCGCCTGA
- a CDS encoding DJ-1/PfpI family protein, with translation MADQQTTGPVAVTIGRRPEPVHDVAVYAFDGMTPFELGVVVEVFGLARPELNGLLAAPWYGLRVCADRPGTPLRSVGGFSLTAEHGLDELAAADTVVVPGVPNAFSGEVSPGLVTALRTAHDRGARIVSICSGAFALAAAGLLDGREATTHWRYADLLQRRHPAVRVNPDVLYVDSGSVLTSAGSAAGIDLCLHLVRRDHGARVANSVARRFVVPPHRDGGQAQFIEAAVRPVEEEDDGIARSMQWALDQLASPLTVSLLARAARMSDRSYLRHFTARNGTSPMRWVISQRVAASLPLLESPDGTVEEIATAVGFESAATYRHHFGRVMRTSPTAYRRSFGRGAA, from the coding sequence ATGGCCGACCAGCAGACCACCGGTCCGGTGGCCGTCACGATCGGCCGGCGGCCGGAGCCGGTGCACGACGTCGCCGTGTACGCCTTCGACGGCATGACGCCGTTCGAACTCGGCGTGGTGGTCGAGGTGTTCGGGCTGGCCAGGCCGGAGCTGAACGGACTGCTCGCCGCCCCCTGGTACGGACTGAGGGTGTGCGCCGACCGGCCCGGCACCCCGCTCCGCTCCGTCGGCGGCTTCTCCCTCACCGCCGAGCACGGCCTGGACGAACTCGCCGCCGCCGACACCGTGGTGGTGCCCGGCGTGCCGAACGCCTTCAGCGGCGAGGTCTCCCCCGGCCTGGTCACCGCGCTGCGCACCGCGCACGACCGCGGCGCCCGGATCGTCTCGATCTGCTCCGGCGCCTTCGCGCTCGCCGCCGCCGGCCTGCTGGACGGCCGCGAGGCCACCACCCACTGGCGGTACGCCGACCTGCTCCAGCGGCGCCACCCGGCGGTCCGGGTCAACCCCGACGTGCTGTACGTGGACAGCGGCTCCGTGCTGACCAGCGCCGGCAGCGCCGCCGGGATCGACCTCTGCCTGCACCTGGTCCGCCGCGACCACGGCGCGCGGGTGGCCAACAGCGTGGCCCGCCGCTTCGTCGTGCCGCCCCACCGGGACGGCGGCCAGGCCCAGTTCATCGAGGCCGCCGTCCGGCCGGTCGAGGAGGAGGACGACGGGATCGCCCGCTCCATGCAGTGGGCCCTGGACCAGCTCGCCTCGCCGCTGACCGTCTCGCTCCTGGCCCGGGCCGCCCGGATGTCCGACCGGTCCTACCTGCGGCACTTCACCGCCCGCAACGGCACCAGTCCGATGCGCTGGGTGATCAGCCAGCGCGTCGCCGCCAGCCTGCCCCTGCTCGAATCGCCCGACGGCACCGTCGAGGAGATCGCCACCGCCGTCGGCTTCGAGAGCGCCGCCACCTACCGCCACCACTTCGGCCGGGTGATGCGCACCTCCCCGACCGCCTACCGCCGCTCCTTCGGCCGCGGCGCCGCCTGA
- a CDS encoding MerR family transcriptional regulator, whose product MNGGEGAGGAGYAVGTVARLAKVTVRTLHHYDEIGLLNPRGRTRAGYRRYDEGDLNRLQRILFYRELGFPLEEIAAILDDGSVSPSEHLRRQHRLLTDRIARLQELAAAVEHAMEAEKMGIQLTPEEKFEVFGDSYREEWETEAEQRWGSTGAWAESQRRTGGYDKADWERIKAEGDALNARLVEAFTAGEPADGGPATGLAEEHRQQITGNFYECGHEMHCCLAEMYVADPRFTAVYEQLAPGLARWLHDAILANAARRTGGQA is encoded by the coding sequence ATGAACGGCGGCGAAGGAGCCGGCGGCGCGGGGTACGCGGTCGGCACGGTGGCGAGGCTCGCCAAGGTGACCGTCCGCACCCTGCACCACTACGACGAGATCGGCCTGCTGAACCCCCGGGGCCGCACCCGGGCCGGCTACCGCCGGTACGACGAGGGCGACCTCAACCGGCTGCAGCGGATCCTGTTCTACCGCGAACTCGGGTTCCCCCTGGAGGAGATCGCGGCCATCCTGGACGACGGCTCGGTGAGCCCGAGCGAGCACCTGCGGCGCCAGCACCGACTGCTGACCGACCGCATCGCCCGCCTCCAGGAACTGGCCGCGGCCGTCGAACACGCCATGGAGGCAGAGAAGATGGGCATTCAGCTGACCCCGGAGGAGAAGTTCGAGGTCTTCGGCGACTCCTACCGGGAGGAGTGGGAGACCGAGGCGGAACAGCGCTGGGGCTCCACCGGGGCCTGGGCGGAGTCGCAGCGCCGCACCGGCGGCTACGACAAGGCCGACTGGGAGCGGATCAAGGCGGAGGGCGACGCGCTCAACGCCCGTCTGGTCGAGGCCTTCACGGCCGGCGAACCGGCCGACGGCGGCCCGGCGACCGGCCTCGCCGAGGAGCACCGGCAGCAGATCACCGGCAACTTCTACGAGTGCGGCCACGAGATGCACTGCTGCCTCGCCGAGATGTACGTCGCCGATCCGCGCTTCACCGCCGTCTACGAGCAACTCGCCCCGGGCCTCGCCCGGTGGCTGCACGACGCCATCCTCGCCAACGCCGCCCGCCGCACCGGCGGACAGGCCTGA
- a CDS encoding aquaporin, whose protein sequence is MTTPPAPSLRRRLAAEAVGTAVLAAVVVGSGFQADALTTDAALRFLANVGASAAALAVLIDLFAPVSGGHLNPLVTAGAWWAGRGTPAGLPLREAAGYAAAQGLGAVAGTALADAMFGHPLLGPSAVPRDGGALLLGEAVAAGTLQLVVAWATGGGSGRPAPGSVGLWVGAACWATSSGGFANPAVTFGRMFTDGWTGIAPGSVPGFLLAQAAGAAAGLALAGLFFGGGGGRRKAVDRPCGRARGRTGPG, encoded by the coding sequence ATGACCACTCCCCCCGCCCCGTCCCTGCGCCGACGGCTCGCCGCGGAGGCGGTCGGCACGGCCGTGCTGGCCGCCGTGGTGGTCGGCTCCGGCTTCCAGGCCGACGCGCTGACGACGGACGCCGCGCTGCGCTTCCTCGCGAACGTCGGAGCCTCGGCGGCCGCCCTGGCCGTGCTGATCGACCTGTTCGCCCCGGTCTCCGGCGGGCACCTCAACCCGTTGGTGACGGCCGGTGCCTGGTGGGCCGGGCGGGGCACGCCCGCCGGTCTGCCGCTGCGCGAGGCGGCCGGGTACGCCGCGGCGCAGGGCCTCGGCGCGGTCGCGGGCACGGCGCTGGCCGACGCGATGTTCGGGCATCCGCTGCTCGGGCCGTCCGCGGTGCCGCGCGACGGCGGTGCGCTCCTGCTCGGCGAGGCGGTGGCCGCCGGAACGCTGCAGCTGGTGGTGGCCTGGGCGACGGGCGGCGGGAGCGGGCGTCCGGCACCGGGGTCGGTCGGGCTGTGGGTCGGGGCGGCCTGCTGGGCGACCTCCTCGGGCGGCTTCGCCAACCCGGCCGTCACGTTCGGCCGGATGTTCACCGACGGCTGGACCGGCATAGCCCCGGGCTCGGTCCCGGGATTCCTCCTCGCGCAGGCCGCCGGCGCGGCGGCCGGGCTCGCGCTGGCGGGCCTGTTCTTCGGCGGCGGCGGCGGGCGGCGGAAGGCCGTCGACCGGCCGTGCGGGAGGGCCCGGGGCCGGACCGGCCCCGGCTAG